The Pseudomonas kermanshahensis genome includes a window with the following:
- the madM gene encoding malonate transporter subunit MadM, whose product MWPIVDNALEHNGLVTAFAVVGAIMWLSVLMSKYLTFGRVHGSAIAIVIGLVLAWVGGTVTGGQKGLADMALFSGIGLMGGAMLRDFAIVATAFEVQATEARKAGMIGAVALLLGTVLPFIVGAAVAYAFGYRDAVSMTTIGAGAVTYIVGPVTGAALGASSDVMALSIATGLIKAILVMVFTPVSARLLALDNPRSAMVFGGLAGTVSGVTAGLAATDRRLVPYGALTATFHTGLGCLMGPSILYFCVRGLIG is encoded by the coding sequence ATGTGGCCGATCGTTGACAATGCCTTGGAACACAACGGCCTGGTCACCGCGTTCGCGGTTGTCGGGGCGATCATGTGGTTGTCGGTACTGATGTCCAAATACCTGACGTTCGGCCGGGTGCACGGCTCGGCGATTGCCATCGTCATTGGGCTGGTGCTGGCCTGGGTTGGCGGTACCGTGACCGGCGGGCAAAAGGGCCTGGCGGACATGGCACTGTTCTCTGGCATCGGCCTGATGGGTGGGGCGATGCTGCGCGACTTCGCCATCGTCGCCACGGCCTTCGAAGTGCAGGCCACCGAGGCGCGCAAGGCCGGGATGATTGGCGCCGTTGCGTTGCTGCTGGGCACGGTGCTGCCGTTTATCGTAGGTGCGGCGGTGGCCTATGCCTTCGGCTATCGCGATGCCGTAAGCATGACCACCATTGGCGCGGGCGCGGTGACCTATATCGTCGGGCCGGTGACGGGGGCGGCGCTGGGTGCGAGCTCGGACGTGATGGCCTTGTCGATAGCCACCGGGTTGATCAAGGCCATCCTGGTGATGGTGTTCACCCCGGTGTCGGCCCGCCTGCTGGCCCTGGACAACCCGCGTTCGGCCATGGTGTTCGGTGGCTTGGCAGGGACGGTGTCGGGGGTGACCGCAGGCTTGGCGGCCACGGACCGGCGGCTGGTGCCGTACGGCGCGCTGACCGCGACCTTCCATACCGGCTTGGGCTGCTTGATGGGCCCTTCGATCCTGTATTTCTGCGTGCGCGGCTTGATCGGCTGA
- the mnxG gene encoding manganese-oxidizing multicopper oxidase MnxG gives MSTPLKGPVLSSLVLALLGWEATSEAAVQCQRTLVANVVALDQPLMFNRLGAQNANGMMFALREDVVDEHQVPLGKGGAAVPGKVTLRPDKRPRPIVLRVAAGDCLTVNLTNLLAYQANPNKHGIDHEENEAEGEEEEGPETEFENEGGEHFVADEQVSDRHVGFQVNGMQAVNSIGDIAANTGRNGNFLVSPGNTRSYTLYAEREGAFAATSQGATFGGQGGAGNVANGLFGQVVVVPKGGRTFRNTLTEEEMRLATTGRTPTGQPVIDYQARYPQAEPWITEGKAGKPIIAMVDGNEILNSETDAIVMGPNPDGSFPRSTYPLESVNKRNPALPNRLDAFRDFASQFADEVAGTQAFPGYWADPIMGHVLEPTRDSFMINYGSGGMGAEVVANRLGVGPMHDCLSCAYEEFFLSAHTVGDIGTLVDVPANVGLENIRPGETPPANAVGVKASMALYPSEPANVHHSYIGDFTKFRNTHNGHEQHIFHLHGHQWLFNPNDDNSDYVDAQGIGPGIGYTYEIANGGSGNRNRVAGDAIYHCHFYPHFAQGMWAMWRVHDVFEEGTRLEVSGQDANGFHSTPFALRSGKPAVGARALPDGEIIAGTPIPAIVPLPGKAMAPMPGKVVVVPKLAEQWVAANEQDDDEEEEEGDDDHGHGAAAPKAVGSLALVDRSETNRNADGTLKNPGYPFWIGGMESSVGQRPPTPPLDMLDPALAQQLKNSGNALWANLDPNQVDGWDGGLGRHALDGISAGGEALTTTTKLDFSKVVHKAKPIYLPEEGTEVEQAAMKFHAKAEHPSYALMPGSQPVARNFRTNGALPTAGAPFFEPCMDDRGKRLTQTSGIGEFASGESLTGMSFRGASAFTADRPRIYKGANIQFDAVYNKVGYHFPQARIIALWEDAWPVITKQRPPEPLVMRMNTFDCTMYQHTNLIPSIYEMDDYQVRTPTDVIGQHIHLPKWDLTAADGSANGWNYEDGILSPGSVVERVHAIRAYNGCTEGDSRDGTAACPSAKQHPYFGRFGRADWLGARTAMQRWFADPVVNVHNVDRGLGTIFTHDHLGPSTHQQLGLYATVLAEPAGSTWYHAETGEQLYNPAARQDGGPTSWQAVIKTGDHDGDGKNDSYREFFLEYSDFQHAYEAGVYVGAGPDGIPNGQSYPATADSFRYAINPPVRQKASSLLESVVESRGGLSPGCPSRPCPQAISVDDPGMFVVNYRNEPLALRVFDPNKVAPDGKRGMQADGLGGDLSYALQSRTDRAIPAMNMAPSAITSAVGPTGGTTVFPPHINTAGSEPGDPFTPLLRTYSGDNVRLRMHAGGHEEEHNVTLHGVKWLQNGSGFGSSSNSGWKASQMIGISEQLGFMAPVSMISSAAATNGDYLYSLDAALEGYWNGIWGIMRNYTTLRPDLFPLSNNPQPVAMRNTVNFDGICPKTTTNANGIGTRATVKRSYEIVAALANDILENRHGVSITDPAGVGQHVGGPLKPGGGTLVFNSRKTSIPQVTVVDEEDGTTFTVGGHSAPLHDPTAVLYVRKADLDATTGKLKPGVPVEPLVLRANAGDCISITLENRLPLVMPDLPSTAVMQNVVKRDRNGSEGSTAFNNNLMRPSSHVGLHAQLLAYDITKSDGANVGLNPVQTVPPRAGNSGAYPSKVYQYYAGHLEREGKPVLQLGRTVDNINTTAIEFGGLNLTPSDFIKQPQKGLVGAMSILPQTATFTEDTASRAQATVKVSGQPDYRDFVTVWQRSMNMRWADGRPVEGIATEGNGVPGDPKDNGNMAMNYKTEPLWLRFGMAPDAPFGHADGNGFADVPNAHMAYSNALVGGDPQTPVLWAKPGQPARSHVLMPSGGSRGITYQLDGHLWPLHAYQAEKNDADGYPMNLPGIGSVRFGFNPMSIYIGAQESVLPAAHFSFMLPSAGGANAVPGDYLFRDYAAYGNLSGLWGILRVSNEAPPATAAPQ, from the coding sequence ATGTCGACCCCGCTCAAAGGCCCCGTCCTGTCATCCCTTGTCCTGGCCCTGCTCGGCTGGGAAGCGACCAGCGAGGCAGCTGTGCAGTGCCAGCGCACCCTGGTTGCCAATGTGGTCGCACTGGACCAGCCGCTGATGTTCAACCGCCTTGGCGCGCAAAACGCCAATGGCATGATGTTCGCCCTGCGCGAAGATGTCGTGGACGAGCACCAGGTCCCGCTTGGCAAAGGCGGAGCCGCAGTGCCTGGCAAAGTCACCTTGCGCCCGGACAAACGCCCACGGCCAATCGTCTTGCGGGTCGCTGCCGGTGACTGCCTGACCGTCAACCTGACCAACCTGCTGGCCTACCAGGCCAACCCAAACAAGCACGGTATCGACCACGAAGAAAACGAGGCCGAAGGTGAGGAAGAAGAAGGGCCGGAAACCGAATTCGAGAATGAAGGCGGTGAGCACTTCGTTGCGGATGAGCAAGTCAGCGACCGCCACGTAGGTTTCCAGGTCAACGGCATGCAAGCCGTCAACAGCATTGGCGACATCGCCGCCAACACCGGCCGCAATGGCAACTTCCTGGTGTCGCCGGGCAACACCCGCAGTTACACCCTGTACGCCGAACGCGAAGGGGCCTTCGCCGCAACCAGCCAAGGCGCGACCTTCGGCGGCCAGGGCGGAGCCGGCAACGTTGCCAACGGCTTGTTCGGCCAGGTGGTGGTGGTGCCCAAAGGCGGGCGCACCTTCCGTAACACCCTGACCGAAGAAGAAATGCGCCTGGCCACCACCGGCCGCACCCCCACAGGCCAACCTGTCATCGATTACCAGGCCCGTTACCCGCAGGCAGAGCCGTGGATCACCGAAGGCAAGGCCGGCAAGCCGATCATCGCGATGGTCGATGGCAACGAGATTCTCAACAGCGAGACCGATGCCATCGTCATGGGCCCCAACCCAGACGGCAGCTTCCCCCGCTCGACCTACCCACTGGAGAGCGTCAACAAGCGCAACCCGGCGCTGCCCAACCGGCTGGATGCGTTCCGTGATTTCGCCTCGCAGTTCGCCGACGAAGTGGCCGGCACCCAGGCCTTCCCCGGCTACTGGGCCGACCCGATCATGGGCCACGTGCTGGAGCCGACCCGCGATTCGTTCATGATCAACTACGGCTCGGGCGGCATGGGCGCCGAGGTGGTGGCCAACCGACTGGGCGTGGGCCCGATGCATGACTGCCTGTCGTGCGCCTACGAGGAGTTCTTCCTCAGTGCGCACACCGTGGGCGATATCGGCACGCTGGTGGACGTGCCAGCCAACGTCGGCCTGGAGAACATCCGCCCCGGCGAAACCCCACCGGCTAATGCCGTGGGCGTCAAGGCCAGCATGGCCCTGTACCCGTCGGAGCCGGCCAACGTCCACCACAGCTACATTGGCGACTTCACCAAGTTCCGTAATACGCACAATGGTCATGAGCAGCACATCTTCCACTTGCACGGCCACCAGTGGCTGTTCAACCCTAACGACGACAACTCCGATTACGTGGACGCCCAAGGCATCGGCCCGGGCATCGGGTACACCTACGAGATCGCCAACGGCGGCTCTGGCAACCGTAACCGCGTAGCCGGCGATGCCATCTATCACTGCCATTTCTACCCGCACTTCGCCCAAGGCATGTGGGCCATGTGGCGGGTGCACGACGTGTTCGAGGAAGGTACCCGGCTGGAGGTCAGTGGCCAGGATGCAAACGGCTTCCACAGCACGCCGTTTGCCCTGCGCAGTGGCAAGCCAGCCGTCGGCGCACGGGCATTGCCGGACGGTGAAATCATTGCCGGTACGCCGATCCCCGCCATCGTCCCGCTGCCGGGCAAAGCCATGGCGCCGATGCCGGGCAAAGTGGTCGTGGTGCCTAAGCTTGCAGAGCAGTGGGTGGCCGCAAACGAGCAGGACGATGATGAAGAGGAAGAAGAGGGCGACGATGACCATGGCCACGGGGCAGCTGCGCCCAAGGCTGTCGGCTCCTTGGCCCTGGTCGACCGTAGCGAAACCAACCGCAACGCCGACGGCACCTTGAAAAACCCAGGCTACCCGTTCTGGATCGGAGGCATGGAAAGCAGCGTCGGCCAGCGCCCACCGACCCCGCCGCTGGACATGCTCGACCCTGCGCTTGCCCAGCAACTGAAGAACAGCGGCAATGCCCTGTGGGCCAACCTGGACCCCAACCAGGTCGATGGCTGGGATGGTGGCCTGGGCCGGCACGCGCTGGATGGCATCTCGGCAGGTGGCGAAGCACTGACCACCACCACCAAGCTGGACTTCTCCAAGGTGGTGCATAAAGCCAAGCCGATCTACCTGCCGGAAGAGGGCACCGAAGTCGAACAGGCGGCCATGAAGTTTCACGCCAAGGCTGAGCACCCCAGCTATGCGCTGATGCCGGGCAGCCAGCCGGTGGCGCGCAACTTCCGCACCAATGGCGCCTTGCCGACGGCTGGGGCACCGTTCTTTGAACCGTGCATGGACGACCGCGGCAAGCGCCTTACCCAGACCTCGGGCATAGGCGAGTTCGCCAGCGGTGAAAGCCTGACCGGCATGAGCTTCCGGGGTGCGTCTGCCTTCACCGCCGACCGCCCACGCATCTATAAAGGCGCCAACATACAGTTTGATGCGGTCTACAACAAAGTCGGCTACCACTTCCCGCAGGCGCGCATCATTGCCCTCTGGGAAGACGCTTGGCCAGTGATCACCAAGCAGCGCCCACCCGAGCCGCTGGTGATGCGCATGAACACCTTCGATTGCACCATGTACCAGCACACCAACCTGATCCCGTCCATTTATGAGATGGACGACTACCAGGTGCGCACCCCAACCGACGTGATTGGCCAGCACATCCACCTGCCCAAGTGGGACCTCACCGCGGCCGATGGTTCTGCCAACGGCTGGAACTACGAGGACGGCATTCTTTCACCCGGCAGCGTGGTCGAGCGCGTGCATGCCATTCGCGCCTACAACGGTTGCACCGAAGGCGATAGCCGAGACGGCACCGCCGCCTGCCCAAGCGCCAAGCAGCACCCGTACTTCGGGCGCTTTGGCCGGGCCGACTGGCTGGGCGCGCGTACCGCCATGCAGCGTTGGTTCGCCGACCCTGTGGTCAACGTGCACAACGTCGACCGCGGCCTGGGCACCATCTTCACCCACGACCACCTTGGCCCATCGACCCACCAGCAACTGGGCCTGTACGCCACGGTACTGGCCGAACCTGCCGGCTCCACCTGGTACCACGCCGAAACCGGCGAGCAGCTGTACAACCCGGCTGCGCGCCAGGACGGTGGCCCAACCTCGTGGCAAGCAGTGATCAAGACCGGTGACCACGATGGCGACGGCAAAAACGACAGCTACCGTGAGTTCTTCCTCGAGTACAGCGACTTCCAGCATGCCTATGAAGCCGGCGTGTACGTGGGCGCAGGGCCGGACGGTATTCCCAATGGCCAGTCGTACCCGGCCACGGCCGACAGCTTCCGCTACGCCATCAACCCACCGGTCCGGCAGAAAGCCTCGTCGCTGCTCGAATCGGTGGTCGAGTCGCGCGGTGGCCTGAGCCCTGGCTGCCCAAGCCGGCCGTGCCCACAAGCCATTTCGGTGGATGACCCAGGCATGTTCGTCGTCAACTACCGTAACGAACCGCTGGCCCTGCGCGTGTTCGACCCCAACAAAGTGGCCCCGGACGGCAAACGCGGCATGCAGGCCGACGGCCTGGGCGGTGACCTGAGCTATGCCTTGCAGAGCCGCACCGACCGTGCCATCCCAGCGATGAACATGGCGCCTTCGGCGATCACTTCGGCGGTCGGCCCAACCGGTGGCACCACGGTGTTCCCGCCGCACATCAACACCGCCGGTAGCGAGCCCGGTGACCCGTTCACGCCGCTGCTGCGCACCTACTCGGGTGATAACGTGCGCTTGCGCATGCATGCCGGTGGCCATGAAGAGGAGCACAACGTCACGCTGCACGGCGTCAAGTGGCTGCAGAATGGCTCGGGCTTCGGCAGCAGCTCCAACTCGGGGTGGAAGGCATCGCAGATGATCGGCATCTCCGAGCAGCTGGGCTTCATGGCGCCGGTGTCGATGATTTCCAGCGCTGCGGCCACCAATGGCGACTACTTGTACTCGCTGGACGCGGCACTGGAAGGCTACTGGAACGGCATCTGGGGCATCATGCGCAACTACACCACCTTGCGCCCGGACCTGTTCCCGCTGTCGAACAACCCGCAGCCGGTGGCCATGCGCAACACCGTAAACTTTGATGGCATCTGCCCAAAAACCACCACCAACGCCAATGGCATTGGTACCCGCGCCACGGTCAAGCGCAGCTACGAGATCGTTGCCGCACTGGCCAACGACATTCTGGAGAACCGCCACGGGGTCAGCATCACCGACCCGGCCGGCGTCGGCCAGCATGTCGGTGGGCCGCTCAAGCCTGGCGGTGGCACGCTGGTGTTCAACAGCCGCAAGACCAGCATCCCGCAGGTGACCGTGGTGGATGAGGAGGACGGCACCACCTTCACCGTTGGCGGCCACAGCGCACCACTGCACGACCCGACCGCGGTGCTGTATGTGCGCAAGGCAGACCTGGACGCGACCACAGGCAAGCTCAAACCCGGCGTGCCGGTAGAGCCCCTGGTGCTGCGCGCCAATGCCGGCGACTGTATCAGTATCACCCTGGAAAACCGCCTGCCGCTGGTGATGCCCGACCTGCCAAGCACGGCCGTGATGCAGAACGTGGTCAAGCGTGACCGTAATGGCAGTGAAGGCTCCACGGCGTTCAACAACAACCTGATGCGGCCGTCCAGCCATGTTGGCCTGCACGCACAGCTGCTGGCCTACGACATCACCAAGTCCGATGGTGCCAACGTCGGCCTCAACCCGGTGCAGACCGTGCCGCCGCGTGCCGGCAACAGCGGTGCCTACCCAAGCAAGGTGTACCAGTACTACGCCGGGCACCTGGAGCGTGAAGGCAAGCCGGTGCTGCAACTGGGCCGCACGGTGGACAACATCAACACCACGGCGATCGAATTCGGCGGCCTGAACCTGACCCCGTCCGATTTCATCAAGCAGCCGCAAAAAGGCCTGGTGGGCGCCATGAGCATCCTGCCGCAAACCGCCACCTTCACCGAGGACACCGCAAGCCGTGCTCAGGCCACGGTAAAAGTCAGCGGGCAGCCGGACTACCGCGACTTCGTCACGGTGTGGCAGCGCTCGATGAACATGCGCTGGGCTGACGGCCGCCCCGTGGAAGGTATCGCTACTGAAGGCAATGGCGTGCCGGGCGATCCGAAGGACAACGGTAACATGGCCATGAACTACAAGACCGAACCGCTGTGGTTGCGCTTTGGCATGGCGCCGGACGCACCGTTCGGCCACGCCGACGGCAATGGCTTCGCCGATGTGCCAAACGCCCACATGGCCTACAGCAACGCCCTGGTCGGTGGCGACCCGCAGACGCCCGTGCTCTGGGCCAAGCCTGGCCAGCCGGCACGCAGCCATGTGCTGATGCCCAGCGGTGGCAGCCGCGGCATCACTTACCAGCTGGACGGGCACCTGTGGCCACTGCACGCCTACCAGGCCGAGAAGAACGACGCCGATGGTTACCCGATGAACCTGCCAGGCATCGGCTCGGTGCGCTTCGGCTTCAACCCGATGTCGATCTACATCGGGGCCCAGGAAAGCGTACTGCCAGCGGCGCACTTCAGCTTCATGTTGCCCAGCGCGGGTGGTGCCAACGCGGTGCCGGGGGACTACCTATTCCGCGACTATGCCGCCTACGGCAACCTCTCGGGGCTGTGGGGGATTTTGCGGGTCAGCAACGAAGCGCCGCCCGCAACGGCTGCGCCACAATAA